The following are encoded in a window of Vespula pensylvanica isolate Volc-1 chromosome 2, ASM1446617v1, whole genome shotgun sequence genomic DNA:
- the LOC122638132 gene encoding UPF0488 protein CG14286, producing MRPKAKNNNISPKKKNVETNSEIKSETSSIVETSSGLNQEAEDQFVLELYWCIQELESSLEKGKVQMKQAQDISKSLNTLKSNTAPLIKKRQIMRNKLGNYREKMMQDEQKFNKQVTSVKFTNTSNLNKKSVFLRKANNVKQNSVKTDSELNEQSQDSLDNDRSIVGKNSLQEFRFNFQSVT from the exons ATGAGACCAAAAgcaaaa AATAACAACATATctcctaaaaaaaagaatgtggAAACAAATTCAGAGATCAAAAGCGAAACATCTTCCATTGTTGAAACATCGAGTGGATTAAATCAAGAAGCCGAAGATCAATTTGTATTAGAACTTTATTGGTGTATACAAGAATTGGAATCTAgtttagaaaaaggaaaagtacaAATGAAACAAGCACAGGATATTTCCAAAAGTTTGAATACTTTAAAAAGTAATACTGCAcctttgataaaaaagagacaaattatgagaaataaattaggaaattatagagaaaaaatgatgCAAGATGAACAGAAATTTAATAAGCAAGTTACATCggttaaatttacaaatacttcaaatttaaataaaaaatctgtaTTTTTACGAAAAGCTAATAATGTAAAACAGAACTCTGTTAAAACTGATAGCGAACTAAACGAACAGTCACAAGATTCGTTAGATAATGATAGATCTATAGTTGGTAAGAATAGCTTGCAAGAATttagatttaattttcaatctgTAACTTAA
- the LOC122638037 gene encoding threonine--tRNA ligase 1, cytoplasmic isoform X2, protein MVDNVISDVQSLNIKEEKAKMKPGKDKKVAIEKSSVCELNPWPEYIQERIVLWDKLKAEYDAEIASKEPEEIIVTLPNGKEVTGQSWRTTPYEIARNISQSLSDSVVIAKVNNELWDLDRPLESDCKLQLLKFDDPDAQQVFWHSSAHILGEAMERIYGGCLCYGPPIENGFYYDMYLGDKGISNLDFPTLETLYKGIVKEKQPFERLEMKKEDLLEMFKYNEFKVRILNEKVHTPTTTAYRCGPLIDLCRGPHIRHTGKVKAIKVTKNSSTYWEGNAEAESLQRIYGISFPDTKQMKEWEKFQEEAAKRDHRKIGKEQELFFFHELSPGSCFFQPRGAYIYNTLIEFIRGEYRKRGFQEVVSPNIYNSKLWQTSGHWQHYADNMFSFDVEKETFALKPMNCPGHCMIFDVRNRSWRELPLRMADFGVLHRNELSGALTGLTRVRRFQQDDAHIFCTIDQIKDEMLGALDFLRHVYSVFGFTFNLCLSTRPEKYLGDLALWDLAEKALEESLNAFGESWKINPQDGAFYGPKIDITIMDALKRPHQCATIQLDFQLPIRFNLSYVNESGEKTRPVIIHRAILGSVERMIAILTESYAGKWPFWLSPRQVMVIPVGTPFEEYAIEVKTKLWEAGFNAEVDTDSSDTMNKKIRNAQLAQFNFILVVGEKERNAGTVNVRTRDNVVHGEIKTEDLIEKFKLFKERKDRNCEERFQ, encoded by the exons ATGGTTGACAACGTGATATCTGATGTGCAAAGCTTAAACATTAAGGAAGAAAAG gcaAAAATGAAGccaggaaaagataaaaaagttgCAATTGAAAAGAGTTCGGTTTGCGAATTAAATCCATGGCCTGAATATATTCAG GAACGTATAGTTTTATGGGATAAGTTAAAAGCAGAATACGATGCCGAAATTGCGAGTAAAGAACCTGAAGAGATAATCGTGACGCTTCCAAATGGGAAAGAAGTTACCGGCCAATCGTGGCGTACCACACCATATGAAATTGCAAGGAATATTAGTCAAAGTTTATCAGACAGCGTTGTAATAGCAAAGGTTAATAACGAACTTTGGGATCTCGATAGACCTTTGGAATCCGATTGTAAACTTCAACTTCTTAAATTCGACGATCCTGACGCTCAACAAGTTTTCTGGCATTCTAGTGCTCATATCCTTGGAGAAGCCATGGAACGCATTTATGGAGGCTGTTTATGTTACGGACCTCCAATCGAAAATGGTTTTTACTATGACATGTACCTTGGTGATAAAGGTATATCTAATTTAGATTTTCCTACTTTGGAAACTTTATATAAAGGCATAGTTAAAGAAAAGCAACCCTTTGAAAGGCttgagatgaaaaaagaagatttattagaaatgtttaaatataatgaattcaAAGTACGCATTTTGAATGAGAAGGTACATACTCCTACTACTACAGCTTATAGATGTGGTCCACTGATCGATTTGTGTAGAGGTCCACATATTAGACATACGGGAAAAGTTAAGGCTATTAAAGTTACGAAAAATTCTTCTACGTATTGGGAAGGTAATGCAGAAGCGGAATCCTTGCAAAGAATATATGGGATAAGTTTTCCTGATACTAAACAAATGAAAGAATGggaaaaatttcaagaagaaGCTGCTAAACGTGATCACagaaaaattggaaaagaacaagaattattctttttccatgAGCTTTCTCCAGGATCTTGCTTCTTTCAACCACGTGGTGCTTATATTTACAACactttaatcgaatttattcgtggtgaatatagaaaaagaggttTTCAAGAGGTTGTGTCGCCGAATATTTACAATAGTAAATTATGGCAAACTTCTGGTCACTGGCAACATTATGCAGATAATATGTTTTCATTTGACGTTGAAAAGGAAACATTTGCATTAAAGCCAATGAATTGTCCAGGTCATTGTATGATCTTTGACGTAAGAAATAGATCTTGGCGTGAATTGCCTTTAAGAATGGCGGATTTTGGAGTATTACATCGTAATGAATTATCTGGCGCATTAACGGGTCTTACTCGTGTAAGACGTTTCCAACAAGACGATGCACATATATTCTGCACGATAGATCAAATCAAGGATGAAATGTTGGGAGCACTGGATTTTCTACGTCATGTATATTCCGTATTTggttttacatttaatttatgtttatCTACGCGCCCTGAGAAATATTTAGGAGACTTGGCTCTTTGGGATCTAGCAGAAAAAGCATTGGAAGAAAGTTTAAATGCCTTTGGAGAATCATGGAAAATAAATCCTCAGGATGGTGCTTTTTATGGTCCtaaaatcgatataacaaTTATGGACGCTTTGAAAAGACCACACCAATGTGCTACGATACAATTAGATTTTCAACTACCaattagatttaatttatCGTATGTCAA CGAATCAGGCGAGAAAACAAGGCCAGTAATTATTCACAGAGCTATATTGGGTTCTGTAGAAAGAATGATCGCTATTCTTACCGAATCTTATGCAGGAAAGTGGCCATTTTGGCTTTCGCCGCGACAAGTAATGGTTATTCCTGTGGGAACACCTTTCGAAGAATACGCGATCGAAGTTAAAACAAAACTTTGGGAAGCAGGTTTTAACGCAGAAGTTGATACCGATTCTAGCGATacaatgaacaaaaaaattcgtaatgCCCAGTTGgcacaatttaattttatacttg ttgttggagagaaagaacgaaatgcAGGGACTGTAAATGTTCGTACGAGAGATAACGTAGTTCACGGTGAAATTAAAACGGAAGATTTAATCGAaaagtttaaattatttaaagaaaggaaagatcgtAACTGCGAAGAAAGGTTTCAATAA
- the LOC122638037 gene encoding threonine--tRNA ligase 1, cytoplasmic isoform X1 yields the protein MLTSLRFYGYRIIYSGTRRKHAWAKMKPGKDKKVAIEKSSVCELNPWPEYIQERIVLWDKLKAEYDAEIASKEPEEIIVTLPNGKEVTGQSWRTTPYEIARNISQSLSDSVVIAKVNNELWDLDRPLESDCKLQLLKFDDPDAQQVFWHSSAHILGEAMERIYGGCLCYGPPIENGFYYDMYLGDKGISNLDFPTLETLYKGIVKEKQPFERLEMKKEDLLEMFKYNEFKVRILNEKVHTPTTTAYRCGPLIDLCRGPHIRHTGKVKAIKVTKNSSTYWEGNAEAESLQRIYGISFPDTKQMKEWEKFQEEAAKRDHRKIGKEQELFFFHELSPGSCFFQPRGAYIYNTLIEFIRGEYRKRGFQEVVSPNIYNSKLWQTSGHWQHYADNMFSFDVEKETFALKPMNCPGHCMIFDVRNRSWRELPLRMADFGVLHRNELSGALTGLTRVRRFQQDDAHIFCTIDQIKDEMLGALDFLRHVYSVFGFTFNLCLSTRPEKYLGDLALWDLAEKALEESLNAFGESWKINPQDGAFYGPKIDITIMDALKRPHQCATIQLDFQLPIRFNLSYVNESGEKTRPVIIHRAILGSVERMIAILTESYAGKWPFWLSPRQVMVIPVGTPFEEYAIEVKTKLWEAGFNAEVDTDSSDTMNKKIRNAQLAQFNFILVVGEKERNAGTVNVRTRDNVVHGEIKTEDLIEKFKLFKERKDRNCEERFQ from the exons atgttGACATCTTTACGATTTTACGGTTATAGGATCATTTACAGTGGTACTAGACGGAAGCACGCTTGG gcaAAAATGAAGccaggaaaagataaaaaagttgCAATTGAAAAGAGTTCGGTTTGCGAATTAAATCCATGGCCTGAATATATTCAG GAACGTATAGTTTTATGGGATAAGTTAAAAGCAGAATACGATGCCGAAATTGCGAGTAAAGAACCTGAAGAGATAATCGTGACGCTTCCAAATGGGAAAGAAGTTACCGGCCAATCGTGGCGTACCACACCATATGAAATTGCAAGGAATATTAGTCAAAGTTTATCAGACAGCGTTGTAATAGCAAAGGTTAATAACGAACTTTGGGATCTCGATAGACCTTTGGAATCCGATTGTAAACTTCAACTTCTTAAATTCGACGATCCTGACGCTCAACAAGTTTTCTGGCATTCTAGTGCTCATATCCTTGGAGAAGCCATGGAACGCATTTATGGAGGCTGTTTATGTTACGGACCTCCAATCGAAAATGGTTTTTACTATGACATGTACCTTGGTGATAAAGGTATATCTAATTTAGATTTTCCTACTTTGGAAACTTTATATAAAGGCATAGTTAAAGAAAAGCAACCCTTTGAAAGGCttgagatgaaaaaagaagatttattagaaatgtttaaatataatgaattcaAAGTACGCATTTTGAATGAGAAGGTACATACTCCTACTACTACAGCTTATAGATGTGGTCCACTGATCGATTTGTGTAGAGGTCCACATATTAGACATACGGGAAAAGTTAAGGCTATTAAAGTTACGAAAAATTCTTCTACGTATTGGGAAGGTAATGCAGAAGCGGAATCCTTGCAAAGAATATATGGGATAAGTTTTCCTGATACTAAACAAATGAAAGAATGggaaaaatttcaagaagaaGCTGCTAAACGTGATCACagaaaaattggaaaagaacaagaattattctttttccatgAGCTTTCTCCAGGATCTTGCTTCTTTCAACCACGTGGTGCTTATATTTACAACactttaatcgaatttattcgtggtgaatatagaaaaagaggttTTCAAGAGGTTGTGTCGCCGAATATTTACAATAGTAAATTATGGCAAACTTCTGGTCACTGGCAACATTATGCAGATAATATGTTTTCATTTGACGTTGAAAAGGAAACATTTGCATTAAAGCCAATGAATTGTCCAGGTCATTGTATGATCTTTGACGTAAGAAATAGATCTTGGCGTGAATTGCCTTTAAGAATGGCGGATTTTGGAGTATTACATCGTAATGAATTATCTGGCGCATTAACGGGTCTTACTCGTGTAAGACGTTTCCAACAAGACGATGCACATATATTCTGCACGATAGATCAAATCAAGGATGAAATGTTGGGAGCACTGGATTTTCTACGTCATGTATATTCCGTATTTggttttacatttaatttatgtttatCTACGCGCCCTGAGAAATATTTAGGAGACTTGGCTCTTTGGGATCTAGCAGAAAAAGCATTGGAAGAAAGTTTAAATGCCTTTGGAGAATCATGGAAAATAAATCCTCAGGATGGTGCTTTTTATGGTCCtaaaatcgatataacaaTTATGGACGCTTTGAAAAGACCACACCAATGTGCTACGATACAATTAGATTTTCAACTACCaattagatttaatttatCGTATGTCAA CGAATCAGGCGAGAAAACAAGGCCAGTAATTATTCACAGAGCTATATTGGGTTCTGTAGAAAGAATGATCGCTATTCTTACCGAATCTTATGCAGGAAAGTGGCCATTTTGGCTTTCGCCGCGACAAGTAATGGTTATTCCTGTGGGAACACCTTTCGAAGAATACGCGATCGAAGTTAAAACAAAACTTTGGGAAGCAGGTTTTAACGCAGAAGTTGATACCGATTCTAGCGATacaatgaacaaaaaaattcgtaatgCCCAGTTGgcacaatttaattttatacttg ttgttggagagaaagaacgaaatgcAGGGACTGTAAATGTTCGTACGAGAGATAACGTAGTTCACGGTGAAATTAAAACGGAAGATTTAATCGAaaagtttaaattatttaaagaaaggaaagatcgtAACTGCGAAGAAAGGTTTCAATAA
- the LOC122638037 gene encoding threonine--tRNA ligase 1, cytoplasmic isoform X3: MKPGKDKKVAIEKSSVCELNPWPEYIQERIVLWDKLKAEYDAEIASKEPEEIIVTLPNGKEVTGQSWRTTPYEIARNISQSLSDSVVIAKVNNELWDLDRPLESDCKLQLLKFDDPDAQQVFWHSSAHILGEAMERIYGGCLCYGPPIENGFYYDMYLGDKGISNLDFPTLETLYKGIVKEKQPFERLEMKKEDLLEMFKYNEFKVRILNEKVHTPTTTAYRCGPLIDLCRGPHIRHTGKVKAIKVTKNSSTYWEGNAEAESLQRIYGISFPDTKQMKEWEKFQEEAAKRDHRKIGKEQELFFFHELSPGSCFFQPRGAYIYNTLIEFIRGEYRKRGFQEVVSPNIYNSKLWQTSGHWQHYADNMFSFDVEKETFALKPMNCPGHCMIFDVRNRSWRELPLRMADFGVLHRNELSGALTGLTRVRRFQQDDAHIFCTIDQIKDEMLGALDFLRHVYSVFGFTFNLCLSTRPEKYLGDLALWDLAEKALEESLNAFGESWKINPQDGAFYGPKIDITIMDALKRPHQCATIQLDFQLPIRFNLSYVNESGEKTRPVIIHRAILGSVERMIAILTESYAGKWPFWLSPRQVMVIPVGTPFEEYAIEVKTKLWEAGFNAEVDTDSSDTMNKKIRNAQLAQFNFILVVGEKERNAGTVNVRTRDNVVHGEIKTEDLIEKFKLFKERKDRNCEERFQ; the protein is encoded by the exons ATGAAGccaggaaaagataaaaaagttgCAATTGAAAAGAGTTCGGTTTGCGAATTAAATCCATGGCCTGAATATATTCAG GAACGTATAGTTTTATGGGATAAGTTAAAAGCAGAATACGATGCCGAAATTGCGAGTAAAGAACCTGAAGAGATAATCGTGACGCTTCCAAATGGGAAAGAAGTTACCGGCCAATCGTGGCGTACCACACCATATGAAATTGCAAGGAATATTAGTCAAAGTTTATCAGACAGCGTTGTAATAGCAAAGGTTAATAACGAACTTTGGGATCTCGATAGACCTTTGGAATCCGATTGTAAACTTCAACTTCTTAAATTCGACGATCCTGACGCTCAACAAGTTTTCTGGCATTCTAGTGCTCATATCCTTGGAGAAGCCATGGAACGCATTTATGGAGGCTGTTTATGTTACGGACCTCCAATCGAAAATGGTTTTTACTATGACATGTACCTTGGTGATAAAGGTATATCTAATTTAGATTTTCCTACTTTGGAAACTTTATATAAAGGCATAGTTAAAGAAAAGCAACCCTTTGAAAGGCttgagatgaaaaaagaagatttattagaaatgtttaaatataatgaattcaAAGTACGCATTTTGAATGAGAAGGTACATACTCCTACTACTACAGCTTATAGATGTGGTCCACTGATCGATTTGTGTAGAGGTCCACATATTAGACATACGGGAAAAGTTAAGGCTATTAAAGTTACGAAAAATTCTTCTACGTATTGGGAAGGTAATGCAGAAGCGGAATCCTTGCAAAGAATATATGGGATAAGTTTTCCTGATACTAAACAAATGAAAGAATGggaaaaatttcaagaagaaGCTGCTAAACGTGATCACagaaaaattggaaaagaacaagaattattctttttccatgAGCTTTCTCCAGGATCTTGCTTCTTTCAACCACGTGGTGCTTATATTTACAACactttaatcgaatttattcgtggtgaatatagaaaaagaggttTTCAAGAGGTTGTGTCGCCGAATATTTACAATAGTAAATTATGGCAAACTTCTGGTCACTGGCAACATTATGCAGATAATATGTTTTCATTTGACGTTGAAAAGGAAACATTTGCATTAAAGCCAATGAATTGTCCAGGTCATTGTATGATCTTTGACGTAAGAAATAGATCTTGGCGTGAATTGCCTTTAAGAATGGCGGATTTTGGAGTATTACATCGTAATGAATTATCTGGCGCATTAACGGGTCTTACTCGTGTAAGACGTTTCCAACAAGACGATGCACATATATTCTGCACGATAGATCAAATCAAGGATGAAATGTTGGGAGCACTGGATTTTCTACGTCATGTATATTCCGTATTTggttttacatttaatttatgtttatCTACGCGCCCTGAGAAATATTTAGGAGACTTGGCTCTTTGGGATCTAGCAGAAAAAGCATTGGAAGAAAGTTTAAATGCCTTTGGAGAATCATGGAAAATAAATCCTCAGGATGGTGCTTTTTATGGTCCtaaaatcgatataacaaTTATGGACGCTTTGAAAAGACCACACCAATGTGCTACGATACAATTAGATTTTCAACTACCaattagatttaatttatCGTATGTCAA CGAATCAGGCGAGAAAACAAGGCCAGTAATTATTCACAGAGCTATATTGGGTTCTGTAGAAAGAATGATCGCTATTCTTACCGAATCTTATGCAGGAAAGTGGCCATTTTGGCTTTCGCCGCGACAAGTAATGGTTATTCCTGTGGGAACACCTTTCGAAGAATACGCGATCGAAGTTAAAACAAAACTTTGGGAAGCAGGTTTTAACGCAGAAGTTGATACCGATTCTAGCGATacaatgaacaaaaaaattcgtaatgCCCAGTTGgcacaatttaattttatacttg ttgttggagagaaagaacgaaatgcAGGGACTGTAAATGTTCGTACGAGAGATAACGTAGTTCACGGTGAAATTAAAACGGAAGATTTAATCGAaaagtttaaattatttaaagaaaggaaagatcgtAACTGCGAAGAAAGGTTTCAATAA